One segment of Allorhodopirellula heiligendammensis DNA contains the following:
- a CDS encoding pyruvate carboxylase: MMSQPADATVSNDSIRPIRKLLAANRSEIATRVFRSATELGIRTVAIYSHEDRYALHRFKADEAYQIGQPGEPIRSYLNIDAIVDICKKHDIDAVHPGYGFLSENPDFAQALEDAGILFVGPSVRSLRDLGDKTSARHLAEVAGVPVLSGTAGAVASLDEAEQAATKLGYPIILKASKGGGGRGMRVVQKPADLAPALEAAQREAKTAFGSDEVFLEKFVQRARHLEVQLLGDRHGNLVHLWERDCSVQRRHQKVVELAPAPNLSPEMRKDLCEAALKIGRAVGGGTGYENAGTVEFLLDVDENKFYFIEVNPRIQVEHTVTEEVTGIDIVSSQIMIAQGRRLGSDEVGLGSQDAIRTNGFAMQCRVTTEDPAAEFRPDYGRISHYRSAAGLGIRLDAGSAYSGAVVNPFYDSMLVKVTARAPTLAAAASRMDRVLQEFRVRGVKTNIPFLLKLVNHPTFLAGEATTRLIDTTPELFRLPRRRDRATKLLTFLAETIVNGNPLVAGRPVAVRTEPAPIPEYPQRSKPPRGTADIFREEGIDGLTRWIGQQKGLLITDTTMRDAHQSLLATRVRSYDMLQIGPAYAHLAPELFSLEMWGGATFDTSMRFLNESPWQRLADLRATVPNILTQMLLRASNAVGYTNYPDNVVRAFVHEAVQAGMDIFRVFDALNWEENMRVAMDAVLAEGGICEASICYTGDLQNPGRTKYDLKYYVDLAKKLEAGGAHLLAIKDMAGLLKPAAAVTLMRALREEIGIPIHLHTHDTAGIQASTLLAAASEGLQIADAALAPMSGGTSQVNLNTLVEALRFTERESVLSTNALTDLATYWQAAREFYRPFESDVLPATGDLYDHEMPGGQYTNLFQQARALGLADRWSGVCRAYADVNRLFGDIVKVTPTSKAVGDMALFLVANEMSADEVLTSNKQHAYPASVLDLIGGRMGQPPGGFPTEVTKVILAGEAPLTERPGATMPAADLDAARATAAEMTKEKPSDRDAVTYLLYPKVFKEFAAHREKFGDVAILPTPNFLYGQEPGDEIAVDIEPGKRLIVKFLAVGQPHPDGSRTVFFELNGQPREVAVVDRSLDVQVKAAIQADADDPTHIAASMPGMVITVAVAVGDKVKAGQKLFVLEAMKMETTINASLDGTVETIHTPAGTQVEAGNLLAIVK, translated from the coding sequence ATGATGTCTCAACCCGCAGATGCTACCGTCTCGAACGATTCCATCCGTCCTATTCGCAAGTTGTTGGCGGCTAACCGCAGTGAAATTGCGACCCGAGTGTTTCGTTCGGCTACGGAACTGGGCATTCGCACCGTGGCGATTTATTCTCACGAGGACCGCTACGCTCTGCACCGATTCAAGGCTGACGAGGCGTACCAAATCGGGCAACCGGGCGAGCCGATTCGCTCGTATTTGAATATCGACGCGATCGTCGACATTTGCAAGAAACACGACATCGATGCCGTTCACCCCGGGTATGGGTTCCTGTCGGAAAACCCTGATTTTGCCCAGGCACTTGAGGATGCGGGGATTCTGTTCGTCGGACCCAGCGTGCGATCCCTTCGAGACCTGGGTGACAAAACCAGTGCCCGGCATTTGGCGGAAGTAGCTGGGGTGCCCGTCCTCAGTGGTACTGCGGGAGCCGTTGCCTCACTCGACGAAGCAGAGCAGGCCGCAACGAAACTCGGCTATCCAATCATTCTCAAGGCGTCCAAGGGTGGTGGTGGCCGCGGGATGCGCGTCGTGCAAAAACCAGCAGATCTCGCTCCCGCACTCGAAGCGGCCCAGCGAGAAGCCAAAACCGCCTTTGGCAGCGACGAGGTATTTTTAGAAAAGTTTGTCCAGCGTGCACGACATCTCGAAGTCCAGTTGCTCGGCGACCGACACGGTAATCTCGTTCATCTATGGGAGCGGGACTGCAGCGTTCAACGCCGGCATCAGAAAGTCGTCGAGCTCGCTCCGGCGCCGAATCTATCCCCCGAGATGCGGAAAGACCTGTGCGAAGCCGCCCTCAAAATCGGCCGTGCGGTCGGTGGGGGCACGGGGTATGAAAACGCCGGCACGGTGGAATTCTTACTCGATGTCGATGAAAACAAGTTTTATTTCATCGAAGTCAATCCACGGATCCAAGTCGAACACACCGTCACCGAAGAAGTCACGGGCATCGATATCGTCAGCAGCCAAATCATGATCGCGCAAGGCAGACGGCTTGGCAGTGATGAGGTTGGGCTGGGATCGCAGGACGCGATTCGGACCAATGGCTTTGCAATGCAGTGCCGCGTGACCACGGAAGACCCGGCCGCAGAATTTCGGCCGGACTACGGCCGGATCAGTCACTATCGGTCGGCCGCGGGACTGGGAATCCGACTCGATGCTGGGAGTGCTTACAGCGGCGCCGTTGTGAATCCCTTTTACGATTCCATGTTGGTGAAAGTTACCGCCCGCGCCCCAACGCTCGCCGCCGCTGCCTCACGGATGGATCGTGTGCTGCAGGAGTTCCGAGTTCGCGGAGTGAAGACCAACATTCCTTTCCTACTCAAATTGGTCAATCATCCAACATTTCTCGCCGGTGAAGCGACGACTCGGTTGATTGACACCACGCCCGAACTGTTCCGTTTACCCCGTCGCCGCGACCGGGCGACGAAGCTATTGACGTTCCTGGCCGAAACGATTGTCAACGGCAACCCACTCGTGGCCGGACGCCCCGTCGCCGTACGTACCGAGCCGGCACCGATCCCCGAGTATCCGCAGCGGTCCAAGCCGCCACGTGGTACCGCCGATATCTTCCGTGAAGAGGGAATCGATGGTCTGACCCGCTGGATCGGCCAACAAAAAGGCCTGCTGATCACGGACACGACGATGCGCGACGCTCATCAATCGCTGCTCGCCACCCGGGTCCGTAGTTATGACATGCTGCAGATTGGTCCCGCATACGCCCATCTGGCCCCGGAGTTGTTCTCACTCGAAATGTGGGGTGGGGCAACGTTTGACACCAGCATGCGATTTCTCAACGAATCACCTTGGCAGCGGCTGGCCGATCTCCGCGCCACCGTCCCGAATATTCTGACCCAGATGCTGCTGCGGGCCAGTAACGCGGTCGGCTATACGAACTATCCCGATAACGTCGTCCGCGCATTCGTGCACGAGGCCGTCCAAGCGGGCATGGATATCTTCCGCGTATTCGATGCGTTGAACTGGGAAGAGAACATGCGCGTGGCGATGGATGCTGTTCTCGCCGAAGGCGGGATTTGCGAGGCATCGATCTGCTACACAGGGGATTTGCAGAACCCGGGCCGTACGAAATATGACCTCAAGTACTACGTCGACTTAGCTAAGAAGCTCGAAGCGGGTGGCGCCCACCTGCTCGCCATCAAAGACATGGCGGGACTGCTCAAGCCGGCCGCTGCGGTAACGTTGATGCGGGCCTTGCGTGAAGAAATCGGCATCCCGATCCACCTGCACACCCACGACACTGCCGGGATTCAAGCGTCAACACTATTGGCCGCCGCTAGTGAAGGACTCCAGATCGCCGACGCGGCATTGGCGCCAATGTCTGGTGGCACCAGCCAAGTGAATCTGAATACGCTCGTCGAAGCGCTTCGTTTTACCGAGCGAGAATCGGTACTGAGCACGAACGCACTAACAGACTTGGCCACCTACTGGCAAGCAGCACGTGAGTTCTATCGACCATTTGAAAGTGACGTGCTGCCAGCAACTGGCGATTTGTACGACCACGAAATGCCCGGCGGTCAGTACACCAACCTCTTCCAACAAGCCCGCGCGCTCGGTCTGGCGGATCGCTGGTCGGGGGTGTGCCGCGCTTACGCGGACGTCAATCGCTTGTTCGGCGACATTGTCAAAGTCACGCCAACGAGCAAGGCGGTCGGTGATATGGCGCTGTTTTTAGTTGCCAATGAAATGTCCGCTGATGAAGTCCTGACCTCCAACAAGCAGCACGCATACCCCGCGAGCGTGCTCGACCTGATCGGTGGTCGGATGGGGCAACCACCAGGCGGTTTTCCCACGGAAGTCACGAAGGTCATCTTAGCCGGCGAAGCTCCATTGACCGAGCGTCCGGGTGCCACCATGCCCGCTGCCGATCTGGATGCCGCTCGCGCCACCGCCGCAGAGATGACTAAGGAAAAACCGAGTGACCGGGATGCCGTGACGTACCTGCTTTATCCCAAGGTATTCAAAGAGTTCGCCGCACATCGCGAAAAATTCGGCGATGTCGCTATTCTGCCAACGCCTAACTTCTTGTATGGCCAAGAACCTGGCGACGAGATCGCCGTCGATATCGAGCCTGGCAAACGCTTGATTGTCAAGTTCCTCGCCGTCGGCCAACCGCATCCTGACGGCAGCCGCACTGTGTTCTTTGAACTTAACGGTCAGCCGCGAGAAGTCGCTGTCGTCGATCGATCGCTGGACGTCCAAGTGAAAGCAGCCATTCAAGCGGATGCCGATGATCCAACACACATCGCTGCGTCCATGCCCGGGATGGTGATCACCGTCGCCGTTGCCGTGGGAGATAAGGTCAAAGCAGGACAGAAACTCTTTGTTCTCGAGGCGATGAAGATGGAAACCACCATCAATGCATCGCTCGACGGGACCGTGGAAACGATCCATACGCCCGCGGGAACGCAGGTCGAAGCTGGTAACCTGTTGGCGATTGTCAAATAG